A genomic stretch from Caballeronia sp. LZ062 includes:
- a CDS encoding branched-chain amino acid ABC transporter substrate-binding protein translates to MRVRTSLKPLAWLVACASAAIAVVPVTAAAEDVTVKIGFAAPLTGANAGYGKDLQNGVQLALDEANAKKISIGGKTAKFEIQAEDDQADPRVGVQAAQKLVDDGVAVVVGHFNSGTTLPASPVYNNAGIPVIDPAATNPTITTRGLENVFTVISSDAQNAGNAGAYAVTTTKAKRIAIIDDRTAFGQGEADEFEKAVKAKGGNIVGREFSDNQTVDFSAQLTRIKALNADLIFFGGLDRQAAAVVKRMKQLGVNAQFVGGGGVMDADFLKLAGDAAEGAQAWEYGSPLDKLPQGKAFSDKFQKRFGVAILSYAPFGYDAAWAAINAMQKANSADPKVYRPVLKKISFEGITGPIAFDDNGALKNASSTLYQVKNGQWETVVTKHGM, encoded by the coding sequence ATGCGTGTCCGTACGAGCCTCAAACCCTTGGCATGGCTGGTGGCGTGCGCCAGCGCCGCAATCGCCGTCGTGCCCGTGACCGCCGCAGCAGAAGACGTCACCGTGAAGATCGGTTTCGCCGCGCCGCTCACCGGCGCAAACGCGGGTTACGGGAAGGACCTCCAGAACGGCGTGCAGCTTGCCCTCGACGAAGCGAACGCGAAGAAGATCAGCATCGGCGGCAAAACAGCCAAGTTCGAGATTCAGGCGGAAGACGATCAGGCGGACCCGCGCGTCGGCGTGCAGGCGGCGCAGAAGCTCGTCGATGACGGCGTGGCCGTGGTCGTCGGCCACTTTAATTCGGGCACGACACTTCCCGCTTCGCCCGTCTACAACAACGCCGGCATCCCGGTGATCGACCCGGCCGCGACGAACCCGACCATTACCACGCGCGGCCTCGAAAACGTGTTCACGGTCATTTCGAGCGACGCGCAGAACGCCGGCAACGCGGGCGCCTACGCCGTCACGACGACGAAAGCCAAACGCATCGCGATCATCGACGACCGCACGGCCTTCGGTCAGGGCGAAGCCGACGAGTTCGAGAAAGCGGTGAAGGCGAAAGGCGGCAACATCGTCGGACGCGAATTCAGCGACAACCAGACCGTCGATTTCAGCGCGCAACTCACGCGCATCAAGGCCCTGAACGCGGACCTGATTTTCTTCGGCGGACTTGACCGGCAAGCGGCGGCCGTGGTCAAGCGCATGAAGCAGCTTGGCGTCAACGCGCAGTTCGTGGGCGGCGGCGGCGTGATGGACGCCGATTTCCTGAAGCTCGCCGGCGACGCAGCCGAGGGCGCGCAAGCGTGGGAATACGGCAGCCCGCTCGACAAGCTGCCGCAAGGCAAGGCGTTCAGCGACAAGTTCCAGAAGCGCTTCGGCGTGGCGATTCTTTCCTACGCGCCTTTCGGCTACGACGCAGCGTGGGCCGCGATCAACGCGATGCAGAAGGCGAATTCAGCCGATCCGAAGGTGTATCGCCCCGTGCTGAAGAAGATTTCGTTCGAAGGCATCACGGGACCCATCGCCTTCGATGACAACGGCGCGCTGAAGAACGCGTCGTCGACGCTGTATCAGGTGAAGAACGGCCAGTGGGAAACGGTCGTCACCAAACACGGCATGTGA
- a CDS encoding DUF748 domain-containing protein: MSSTTKSTFSTAGQTLRGVVHARRTRRIAIGFIVALLVIGVLSFFVAPPVIRHVAEQQLARQLDRPVSIRRIALNPYTLDLEADDVHIGEAPGHAASAPGFVDVSRLVVRASWASLFRLAPVVDELKIDSPRVSIVRYDAEHFNFSDLIAKFSKPASPPSDKPARFSVSNIRIENGRIDFDDRLTKTKHIIDRFALGVPFIATLPSATDIFVTPLLQARIDGSPLVLKGRTKPFAQSRESEIALTLDGLDVPHMASYAPASLPVAVKSGRLSTDLNVRFAISGDVPTIRIDGTADLADAAVTDRANAPLIAARALHVKIANMEPLRSVYHFDEITLSGPDAHLTRDASGVFNVTKLASPSKPETGKPDDNKSPPLDLAIRHLAIDGGRLAYADDLLKQHVEAALTDLAVTLDGFSTLGKTPARYTLKTASDKGGTLGASGNVTLTAHTADAKIALDALALPPLQPYIANLIAARVVAGTVSANLPVSVDWSKPDAGVQVGAGDVALAGLTLLPSNAAGATPIKLGSAVAKIGKVDVAARTAALDSVQVSGLALAATRRKDGSIDLAALAGPHEAAPEQTATRKVQKAQQAGPAWRYQIGQIGLDGASATFIDETPARPVKLTVAPLSVNVRQFSDDLTKSLAVDGKLALNGRGALGVNGNVTVSPLKLALHVKGDQVDASAFEPYFGDKLNVEVASASLNANGDVTLSGSGKTLAATYKGDASLTDVRMIDKATSDRFAGWKLLGLTDLKASYRERGTDVEAARVTFANFYGRVLLDAQGKLNLKNVVASDNAPAQSVTQPAASAPVAASAPGETAKSGPPLNMRFGQLVLQNGRVTYTDNFIKPNYTANLVAINGTIGAFGTHSTTPAPVDVTAKLAANGPVSIKGQVNPLIAKPALDLTASAHDVELTNLTPYSAKYAGYPITKGKLNVDLHYMLADDKLTANNHLFIDQLTFGDHVDNPSATKLPVRLAVSLLKNSRGEIDVNIPISGSLSNPEFSVGGLVWQAILNLVQKAVTAPFSLLAHAFGGSGEELNYVEFDAGSATLTDAAQKKLDTVAKALADKPSIRLDVTGRVDPKVDEPGLRSAWLDAQVKRAKVRDMSGNGENVDWANVKVSGDDYDKYLTKVYKSADFKKPRNMIGLTKSLPDADMKAALLENAPVDEASLRDLAQRRAQAVKEYFDGKIDSSRIFVVAPKLTAEGIDDKGAGSRVDLGLK, translated from the coding sequence ATGTCGAGCACCACGAAGTCAACGTTTTCCACGGCCGGGCAAACTTTGCGCGGCGTGGTCCACGCGCGCCGGACGCGGCGCATCGCAATCGGATTCATCGTCGCGCTGCTGGTTATCGGCGTGCTGAGTTTCTTCGTCGCGCCGCCGGTCATCCGGCACGTCGCCGAACAGCAGCTCGCCCGACAGCTCGACCGGCCGGTCAGCATCCGGCGCATCGCGCTCAATCCCTATACGCTCGATCTCGAAGCCGACGACGTGCATATCGGCGAAGCGCCCGGCCACGCGGCGAGCGCGCCGGGCTTCGTCGATGTCTCGCGGCTCGTCGTGCGGGCGTCGTGGGCGTCGCTCTTCCGGCTCGCGCCCGTCGTCGATGAACTGAAGATCGACTCGCCGCGCGTCAGCATCGTCCGTTACGACGCCGAGCATTTCAATTTCTCGGATTTGATCGCGAAATTCTCGAAGCCCGCGTCGCCGCCTTCGGACAAACCCGCGCGGTTCTCGGTGTCGAATATCCGGATCGAAAACGGACGCATCGACTTCGATGACCGGCTGACGAAAACGAAGCACATCATCGACCGGTTCGCGCTCGGCGTTCCGTTCATCGCGACACTGCCGTCCGCCACGGACATTTTCGTGACGCCGCTCTTGCAGGCGCGCATCGACGGCTCGCCGCTCGTGCTGAAAGGCCGCACCAAGCCGTTCGCGCAGTCGCGCGAATCCGAGATTGCGCTGACGCTCGACGGCCTCGACGTGCCGCACATGGCGTCGTATGCGCCCGCTTCGCTGCCGGTGGCCGTTAAAAGCGGGCGGCTTTCGACCGACCTCAACGTGCGTTTCGCTATTTCGGGCGACGTGCCGACCATTCGCATCGACGGCACCGCCGATCTCGCCGACGCCGCCGTGACCGACCGCGCGAACGCGCCGCTCATCGCCGCGCGGGCGCTGCACGTGAAGATCGCGAATATGGAGCCGCTGCGCAGCGTCTATCACTTCGACGAAATCACGCTGTCCGGGCCGGACGCGCATCTCACGCGCGATGCGTCCGGCGTCTTCAACGTGACCAAGCTCGCGTCGCCTTCGAAGCCTGAGACCGGCAAGCCGGACGACAACAAGTCGCCGCCGCTGGATCTCGCGATCCGCCACCTCGCCATCGACGGCGGGCGCCTCGCGTATGCCGACGATCTGTTGAAGCAGCACGTTGAAGCCGCGTTGACGGACCTCGCCGTCACGCTCGACGGTTTCTCCACGCTCGGGAAAACGCCCGCGCGCTACACGCTCAAGACCGCGTCGGACAAGGGCGGCACGCTCGGCGCCTCGGGCAACGTCACGCTTACCGCGCACACGGCAGACGCGAAGATCGCGCTCGACGCGCTGGCGCTGCCGCCGCTGCAACCGTACATCGCGAATCTGATCGCGGCGCGCGTCGTCGCGGGCACGGTGAGCGCGAATCTGCCGGTGTCGGTCGACTGGTCGAAGCCGGATGCCGGCGTGCAGGTCGGCGCGGGCGATGTCGCGCTCGCCGGACTCACGCTACTGCCGTCGAACGCCGCGGGCGCGACGCCGATCAAGCTCGGCTCGGCGGTCGCGAAGATCGGCAAGGTGGATGTCGCCGCGCGCACCGCCGCGCTCGATAGCGTGCAGGTGAGCGGCCTTGCGCTTGCGGCGACGCGCCGGAAAGACGGCAGCATCGATCTGGCCGCGCTCGCCGGCCCGCACGAGGCCGCGCCGGAGCAGACCGCGACGCGCAAGGTCCAGAAGGCGCAGCAGGCTGGTCCGGCGTGGCGTTATCAGATCGGGCAGATCGGGCTGGACGGCGCATCCGCTACGTTCATCGACGAGACGCCCGCGCGGCCCGTGAAGCTGACCGTCGCGCCGCTGTCGGTCAACGTCAGGCAGTTCAGCGACGACCTCACGAAGTCACTCGCCGTGGACGGCAAGCTCGCGCTCAACGGTCGCGGCGCGCTCGGCGTGAACGGCAATGTCACCGTCAGTCCGCTCAAGCTCGCGCTGCACGTGAAGGGCGATCAGGTCGATGCCTCCGCTTTCGAGCCGTACTTCGGCGACAAGCTCAACGTGGAAGTGGCGAGCGCATCGCTCAACGCGAACGGCGACGTGACGCTGTCGGGCAGCGGCAAGACGCTCGCGGCGACCTACAAGGGCGACGCGTCGCTCACGGACGTGCGCATGATCGACAAGGCGACCTCGGACCGCTTCGCCGGCTGGAAGCTGCTCGGCCTCACGGATCTGAAGGCGAGCTACCGTGAGCGCGGCACCGACGTTGAGGCGGCGCGCGTTACGTTCGCCAATTTCTACGGGCGCGTGTTGCTGGACGCGCAGGGCAAGCTGAATCTGAAGAACGTCGTCGCGAGCGACAACGCGCCCGCGCAATCGGTCACTCAACCGGCCGCGTCCGCGCCTGTTGCCGCGAGCGCGCCTGGCGAGACAGCGAAATCGGGGCCGCCGCTGAACATGCGCTTTGGGCAGCTCGTGCTGCAGAACGGCCGCGTCACCTACACCGACAACTTCATCAAGCCGAACTACACGGCGAATCTCGTCGCGATCAACGGGACCATTGGCGCGTTCGGCACGCATTCGACGACGCCCGCGCCCGTGGATGTCACCGCGAAGCTGGCGGCAAACGGGCCGGTGTCGATCAAGGGGCAGGTGAATCCGCTGATCGCGAAACCCGCGCTCGATCTGACCGCAAGCGCGCACGACGTCGAATTGACCAACCTCACGCCTTATTCCGCGAAATACGCGGGCTACCCGATCACGAAGGGCAAGCTGAACGTCGATCTGCACTACATGCTCGCCGACGACAAGCTGACGGCGAACAATCATCTTTTCATCGATCAGCTGACGTTCGGCGATCACGTGGACAATCCGAGCGCGACGAAGCTGCCGGTGCGGCTCGCCGTATCGCTGCTCAAGAATTCGCGCGGCGAAATCGACGTGAACATTCCGATTTCCGGATCGCTGTCGAATCCGGAGTTTTCGGTCGGCGGACTCGTTTGGCAGGCCATCCTCAACCTCGTGCAGAAGGCCGTCACCGCGCCTTTCTCGCTGCTGGCGCACGCGTTCGGCGGCAGCGGCGAAGAGCTGAACTACGTCGAATTCGACGCCGGATCGGCCACGCTCACCGATGCCGCGCAAAAGAAGCTCGACACGGTCGCGAAGGCGCTCGCGGACAAGCCGTCGATCCGGCTGGACGTGACGGGGCGCGTCGATCCCAAGGTGGACGAGCCGGGCTTGCGCAGCGCGTGGCTCGACGCTCAGGTCAAGCGCGCGAAGGTGCGCGACATGTCGGGCAACGGCGAGAACGTCGACTGGGCGAACGTTAAGGTGTCCGGCGACGACTACGACAAGTATCTGACGAAGGTCTACAAGTCCGCGGATTTCAAGAAGCCGCGCAATATGATCGGCCTGACCAAGAGCTTGCCGGACGCCGATATGAAGGCCGCGCTGCTAGAGAACGCGCCCGTCGACGAGGCGTCGTTGCGCGATCTCGCTCAGCGGCGCGCGCAGGCGGTGAAGGAGTATTTCGACGGCAAGATCGACAGCAGCCGGATTTTCGTGGTTGCGCCGAAACTGACCGCCGAGGGCATCGACGATAAAGGCGCTGGAAGCCGCGTGGATTTGGGCCTGAAGTAG
- a CDS encoding MarR family winged helix-turn-helix transcriptional regulator produces the protein MTTHSSPLDCNCFAIRQAARYVSQLYERHMGEVGLTSAQFTLLASIARKPGVQMVELADAMVMDRTTLVRALKPLQRDGFVQAEQQSANSRAVGLTLTAAGKTLLAQGVEKWHTAQAEFEQKFGEKRAKSLRQMLFEMTAME, from the coding sequence ATGACGACCCACTCATCTCCTCTCGACTGCAACTGCTTCGCCATCCGGCAGGCAGCGCGTTATGTGTCGCAACTGTATGAGCGGCACATGGGCGAAGTCGGCCTGACATCGGCGCAATTCACGCTGTTGGCGTCGATCGCGCGCAAGCCCGGCGTGCAGATGGTCGAACTCGCGGACGCCATGGTCATGGACCGTACGACGCTCGTGCGCGCACTCAAGCCGCTTCAGCGCGACGGCTTCGTTCAGGCGGAGCAGCAGTCGGCAAATTCGCGTGCGGTCGGCCTCACGCTGACGGCGGCGGGCAAGACGCTGCTGGCTCAAGGCGTCGAGAAATGGCACACCGCGCAAGCCGAGTTCGAGCAGAAATTCGGCGAGAAGCGCGCGAAATCGCTGCGTCAGATGCTGTTCGAGATGACCGCGATGGAATGA
- a CDS encoding methionine aminotransferase: MQSACIPESKLPKVGTTIFTVIGQLADEHHALNLSQGAPNFACDPRLVESVTRAMQAGHNQYSPMSGVLALREAIAMKTQKVYGAQYDPGTEVTVVASASEGLYATISALVHPGDEVIYFEPSFDSYAPIVQLQGATPIAIKLSPEDFSIDWDEVAAAITPKTRMILVNTPHNPTGSAFTSADIERLTALTRDTKIVVLSDEVYEHVVFDGAPHHGMARYPALAERSVIVSSFGKSYHVTGWRVGYCLAPAALTAEIRKIHQFMTFSADTPMQMAFAEALADESSYLNLGPFYQHKRDVLARALAGSRFELLPSAGSFFMLARYSAISDAPDSDFVLRLIREARVATIPLSAFYADGTDNRLIRLSFAKDDDTLIEGARRLCQI, translated from the coding sequence GTGCAAAGCGCCTGCATTCCCGAATCGAAGCTGCCGAAGGTCGGCACCACCATTTTCACCGTGATCGGCCAGCTTGCCGACGAACACCACGCGCTGAACCTGTCGCAAGGTGCGCCTAATTTCGCGTGCGATCCGAGGCTCGTCGAAAGCGTCACGCGAGCCATGCAGGCAGGACATAACCAGTATTCGCCGATGTCCGGCGTGCTCGCGCTGCGCGAAGCGATCGCCATGAAGACGCAAAAGGTCTACGGCGCGCAGTACGATCCCGGCACCGAAGTGACCGTGGTGGCGAGCGCGAGCGAAGGGCTGTATGCGACGATCAGCGCGCTCGTGCATCCCGGCGACGAGGTGATCTACTTCGAGCCGTCGTTCGACAGCTACGCGCCTATCGTGCAGCTTCAGGGCGCAACGCCGATTGCGATCAAGCTGTCGCCCGAAGACTTCAGCATCGACTGGGACGAAGTCGCCGCCGCCATCACGCCGAAGACGCGCATGATCCTCGTCAACACGCCGCACAATCCGACGGGCAGCGCGTTCACGTCCGCCGACATCGAGCGGCTCACGGCGCTCACGCGCGACACGAAGATCGTCGTGCTGTCGGACGAAGTGTACGAGCACGTCGTGTTCGACGGCGCGCCGCATCACGGCATGGCGCGTTATCCGGCGCTCGCCGAACGCAGCGTGATCGTGTCGTCGTTCGGGAAGTCCTATCACGTGACGGGCTGGCGCGTCGGCTATTGCCTGGCGCCCGCCGCCCTTACCGCCGAGATCCGCAAGATTCACCAGTTCATGACGTTTTCCGCCGACACGCCGATGCAGATGGCGTTCGCCGAGGCGCTCGCGGACGAATCGAGCTATCTGAATCTCGGGCCGTTCTATCAGCACAAGCGCGACGTGCTCGCCCGTGCGCTCGCCGGCTCGCGTTTCGAATTGCTGCCGAGCGCGGGAAGCTTCTTCATGCTGGCACGCTACAGCGCCATATCGGACGCGCCCGACAGCGACTTCGTGCTGCGGCTGATTCGCGAGGCGCGCGTCGCGACCATTCCGCTGTCCGCGTTCTACGCGGACGGCACCGACAATCGCCTGATTCGCCTGTCGTTCGCGAAGGACGACGATACGCTCATCGAAGGCGCGCGCCGCCTTTGCCAGATTTAG
- a CDS encoding LysR substrate-binding domain-containing protein, whose protein sequence is MKPLPSLDVLKTFLVVAQKLNFTRAANALNVTQGAISRQIAGLEAQLGYALFVRQARGLALTHHGALLIAPLQQAFAQIDEALAKGGGASGALRVKCPTCAMRWVLPRVIRLQNERPEQVVEVTASVSHGVEFNAEQFDAAIVFSATNAKPSGKGLTVHHLFDEVLTPVCAPELWKPRDTTEPTPGDLAGQTLLHPTRDRRDWLLWLGAYGYSGLPSAKAQHFDTLDLAISSAMQGLGVTIGDVSLIEEDLRARRVIAPFSLRVPSGAAYYLVYPERPAPSPALQQFAQWLQGEAAATRDKLRLQ, encoded by the coding sequence ATGAAACCGCTGCCCTCGCTCGACGTCCTGAAGACCTTTCTCGTGGTCGCCCAGAAGCTCAATTTCACGCGCGCCGCCAATGCGCTCAACGTGACGCAGGGCGCAATCAGCCGACAAATCGCGGGACTGGAAGCGCAGCTCGGCTACGCGCTTTTCGTGCGGCAGGCGCGCGGGCTCGCGCTCACGCATCACGGCGCGCTGCTGATCGCGCCGTTGCAACAGGCGTTCGCGCAAATCGACGAGGCGCTCGCCAAGGGCGGCGGCGCGTCCGGCGCGCTGCGGGTCAAATGTCCGACCTGCGCGATGCGCTGGGTGCTCCCGCGCGTGATCCGGCTGCAGAACGAACGGCCGGAGCAGGTCGTGGAGGTGACGGCGTCGGTGTCGCATGGCGTCGAGTTCAATGCCGAACAGTTCGACGCGGCCATCGTTTTCAGCGCGACGAACGCAAAGCCGTCGGGCAAGGGACTGACGGTGCATCATCTTTTCGATGAAGTGCTCACGCCCGTCTGCGCGCCCGAACTCTGGAAGCCGCGCGACACGACGGAGCCCACGCCAGGCGATCTCGCGGGTCAGACGCTGCTGCATCCGACGCGCGATCGCCGCGACTGGCTGCTGTGGCTCGGCGCGTATGGCTACAGCGGCTTGCCGTCCGCGAAGGCGCAGCACTTCGACACGCTCGACCTCGCCATTTCGTCGGCGATGCAAGGCTTGGGCGTGACCATCGGCGATGTCTCGCTGATCGAGGAAGACCTGCGCGCGAGGCGCGTGATCGCGCCGTTTTCGCTGCGCGTGCCGAGCGGCGCGGCGTATTACCTCGTGTATCCGGAACGGCCCGCGCCGTCGCCCGCGTTGCAGCAGTTCGCGCAGTGGCTGCAAGGCGAAGCAGCGGCCACGCGCGACAAACTGCGTCTCCAGTAA
- a CDS encoding DUF29 domain-containing protein: MGTPYEQDVVAWAREQAALLRAGKLTAIDIEHIAEEIEDVGKSEQRELASRMSVLLAHLLKWQVQPERRGASWRTTLRIQRMAIERRLNKTPSMKPMLSDQDWISDMWGDARQQAANETGIGVAAFPETCPWPMTQVLDPEFYPE; this comes from the coding sequence ATGGGAACGCCTTACGAGCAGGACGTCGTCGCGTGGGCCAGGGAACAGGCCGCGCTGTTGCGTGCAGGAAAGCTCACGGCCATCGATATCGAGCATATCGCAGAGGAAATCGAGGACGTGGGCAAGAGCGAGCAACGGGAATTAGCGAGCAGGATGTCGGTGTTGCTGGCGCATTTGTTGAAGTGGCAAGTCCAGCCGGAGCGACGCGGAGCGAGCTGGCGAACCACGCTGCGCATCCAGCGCATGGCGATCGAGCGGCGTCTCAATAAGACGCCGAGCATGAAACCCATGCTTTCTGATCAAGACTGGATCAGCGATATGTGGGGCGATGCCCGCCAGCAGGCAGCGAACGAGACGGGGATCGGCGTGGCCGCCTTTCCCGAAACCTGCCCCTGGCCGATGACGCAAGTCCTCGATCCGGAGTTCTATCCCGAGTGA
- a CDS encoding ABC transporter substrate-binding protein, translating into MKKNHLAAALFVACSFASGAALAADTLRFGLEAQYPPFESKSATGELQGLDIDVGNAVCAAAKMECKWVETSFDGLIPALQGRKFDAINSAMNATEQRRQAIDFTTVVYRVPTQLIAKTGSGIEPTAAALKGKSVGVLQGSIQETFAKAHWENEGVKVVPYQDQNQVYADLKSGRLDATLVLAPAGQSGFLSKPDGEGFSFAGAPVRDDKILGSGIAYGVRKGDGALKAKLDAAIAKVKADGTIDKYAKKYLGNIDISAK; encoded by the coding sequence ATGAAGAAGAATCACCTCGCCGCCGCGCTTTTCGTCGCGTGCTCGTTCGCGAGCGGCGCGGCGCTTGCCGCCGACACGCTGCGCTTCGGCCTCGAAGCACAATATCCGCCGTTCGAATCGAAATCGGCGACGGGCGAGTTGCAAGGGCTCGATATCGACGTCGGCAACGCAGTCTGTGCCGCCGCGAAAATGGAGTGCAAGTGGGTTGAAACGTCGTTCGACGGCCTGATTCCTGCGCTGCAGGGCCGCAAGTTCGACGCGATCAATTCCGCGATGAACGCGACCGAGCAGCGCCGACAGGCAATCGACTTCACGACGGTCGTGTATCGCGTGCCGACGCAACTCATCGCGAAGACGGGCAGCGGGATCGAGCCGACGGCGGCGGCGCTGAAGGGAAAGAGCGTCGGCGTGCTGCAAGGCTCGATTCAGGAGACTTTCGCCAAGGCGCACTGGGAAAACGAAGGCGTCAAGGTCGTGCCGTATCAGGACCAGAATCAGGTCTATGCGGACCTGAAATCCGGCCGTCTCGACGCGACGCTCGTGCTTGCGCCCGCCGGACAGAGCGGCTTCCTGTCGAAGCCGGATGGCGAAGGATTCTCGTTCGCGGGCGCGCCGGTGCGCGACGACAAGATTCTCGGCAGCGGCATCGCGTATGGCGTCCGCAAGGGTGACGGTGCGCTGAAGGCGAAGCTCGATGCCGCCATCGCGAAGGTGAAAGCGGACGGCACCATCGACAAGTATGCGAAGAAGTATCTCGGCAATATCGACATTTCAGCGAAGTAA
- a CDS encoding DHA2 family efflux MFS transporter permease subunit — protein MSTPPQTNAAPPPPPLKGGQLVLATFAVALATFMNVLDSSIANVAIPTISGNLGVSVNEGTWVITVFAASNAVSIPLTGWLTQRLGQIRLFVGAILMFVLSSWLCGLAPNLPVLLIARVLQGAVAGPLIPLSQAILLGSYPKEKASMALSLWAMTATVGPIAGPALGGWITDSYSWSWIFYINIPVGIFAAGVTWVIYRTRESPTRKAPIDVIGLALLVAWVASLQIMLDKGRDLDWFSSPVIVVLAIVAVISFAFFVVWELTEANPVVDLRLFTGRNFFGGTVAISVAYGVFFGNLVLLPQWMQQYLNYRSVDAGLVTAPLGVFAVILAPIMGKILPRSDARVIATMAFIGFAFVFWLRSKYVIEIDTFHLVLPTLLQGIPMAMFFVPLTAIVLSGLPPSKIPAAAGLSNFARVFCGAVGTSLAGNAWDDRIALHHERLTEQANAFNPTFWQSLGASQSTLDISEAQARGMFNFTVNSQAAMMGLNDIFLISAVIFILIIPLIWITKVAKGGGGGAAAGAH, from the coding sequence ATGAGCACGCCGCCGCAAACCAACGCCGCACCCCCTCCGCCGCCGCTCAAGGGCGGCCAGCTCGTGCTCGCCACCTTCGCGGTGGCGCTCGCGACCTTCATGAACGTGCTGGATTCGTCGATCGCCAACGTCGCGATTCCGACGATCTCCGGGAACCTCGGCGTGTCGGTCAACGAGGGCACGTGGGTCATCACCGTGTTCGCGGCGTCGAACGCGGTTTCGATCCCGCTGACCGGCTGGCTCACGCAACGGCTCGGGCAGATCCGGCTTTTCGTCGGCGCCATTCTGATGTTCGTGCTGTCCTCGTGGCTGTGCGGACTCGCGCCGAATCTGCCGGTGCTGCTGATTGCCCGCGTACTGCAAGGCGCGGTGGCCGGGCCGCTGATTCCGCTTTCGCAGGCCATTCTGCTCGGCTCATATCCGAAAGAGAAAGCGTCGATGGCGCTCTCGCTCTGGGCGATGACCGCGACGGTCGGCCCGATTGCCGGCCCGGCGCTCGGCGGCTGGATCACCGACAGCTATTCGTGGTCGTGGATCTTCTATATCAACATACCGGTCGGCATCTTCGCGGCGGGCGTGACGTGGGTCATCTACCGCACGCGTGAATCGCCGACACGCAAAGCGCCCATCGACGTGATCGGGCTCGCGCTGCTCGTCGCGTGGGTGGCGTCGCTGCAGATCATGCTCGACAAGGGACGCGACCTCGACTGGTTCTCGTCGCCGGTGATCGTGGTGCTGGCGATCGTCGCGGTTATCTCGTTCGCGTTCTTCGTCGTATGGGAACTGACGGAGGCGAATCCGGTAGTCGATTTGCGGCTCTTCACCGGGCGCAATTTCTTCGGCGGCACGGTGGCGATTTCGGTGGCGTATGGCGTGTTCTTCGGCAACCTCGTGCTTTTGCCGCAGTGGATGCAGCAATACCTCAACTACCGTTCCGTCGATGCCGGCCTCGTCACTGCGCCGCTCGGCGTGTTCGCCGTGATACTCGCGCCGATCATGGGCAAGATCCTGCCGCGCAGCGACGCCCGCGTGATCGCGACAATGGCGTTCATCGGCTTCGCGTTCGTGTTCTGGCTGCGCTCGAAGTACGTGATCGAGATCGACACGTTCCATCTCGTGCTGCCGACGCTGCTTCAGGGCATTCCAATGGCGATGTTCTTCGTGCCGCTGACAGCCATCGTGCTGTCGGGCCTGCCGCCTTCGAAGATTCCGGCGGCAGCTGGCCTATCGAACTTCGCGCGGGTGTTTTGCGGCGCGGTGGGGACGTCGCTCGCGGGGAATGCATGGGACGACCGCATCGCGCTGCATCACGAGCGGCTGACCGAGCAGGCGAATGCCTTCAACCCGACGTTTTGGCAGTCGCTCGGCGCGTCGCAATCGACGCTCGATATCAGCGAAGCGCAGGCGCGCGGCATGTTCAACTTCACCGTCAACTCGCAAGCCGCGATGATGGGCCTCAACGATATCTTCCTGATCTCGGCGGTGATCTTCATTCTGATCATTCCGCTGATATGGATCACGAAGGTGGCGAAGGGCGGCGGCGGTGGAGCGGCGGCGGGGGCGCATTGA